The region ctaataggagaatccatagatagagttaatgcgacaatagggattttaattagaaagagattttaattaatcaacctagagtcagttgtttttactctcaaaagagatattaacataatttagcaCTTAATTCAGATTTATAATAATAGGtaaagtctaagtggattctttcctgggtattgtttatttcattggttatcttcgattattttcctatttcattctctgttacattcttagttaaattagtttagttattttagattaaaaacaatcactccaatttatcggctaaataatagaaaaacgataattactaatacttttagtcctcgtggatgccatattccctactcaccataactatattattacttgataggtgcgcttgccttaatcGTATTTATAGCTAGTTTAATGACCATCAGAGAGGCAAACAAATCCAGCCCACTTATTCTTAAACATTCAGAATGAGTGTATGTTTTGATAGATAATGATAGACCTAGATTGAGTTCGGTATATTGAGGAAAAGGCTGAATAATATCATTTGAAAGTGCACGAACTTTGTTAAATAATATCATTTGAAAGTGCATAGAATCTTGCAGTTCACAAATTATTATATATGGAAACATAACAAGATCCTTCAATTGGATTGCAATCTAAGGATACATGGTAGAAGAATCTGCTTATAGCATACCAGTACCTTTCAGGAATGATTTGCTTAGTAAAAATTAGCCATCATTTACCACCACCAACTATCCATAATAAAATGCATCATAGAAAACATAGCAACACTTTGACACTTACAGTAATTGGTTTGGCATAAAACTCTGGTAGGCATAACCTAATGGTTACATCCACTGAATCCAAGAGATGAAAACGATTTTAGAGCACATGGCCAAAGTAAACATTTGCACTCTGTTCTCATATGCTAAATTTCTTATAGAACAGAAGGGTAAGAAACTATATAAATGACAGGTCAGATCATATGCAATTTACTCTAGGATACAgttttaaaacaacataaaaatacaaACACTTGTAGGCACACTCGGAGAAATATGCTCTTCATAtttggcaaaaaaaaaatcatcactCGAGAAAAATAAATGACCTGTATATTATGATGtttaaaagtgaaaatttttCACAGAAAAAATGTTTAATAGTGAGAATTTTCTAATAGAAATATTTTACACCAACTGTTGACAACAATTTCGTTGTGAGAAATAGGCAATGCAGAAATAGCATATGGTATAGACTTTACATATCCAGTAACTTGTATTAAGAGATCCTGCTAAACACAGCTTTCTCTCTTGTCACCAAGAACGGGGAGTAAAGACACAATGAATATATCACCTTCACTCTTAACAGCTATGGAGTTGTTACTGACATCCAACATGGCATCACTCCCATTCAATTGTTGATGGGGGCTTTGATGTAATGTCTAAAGCAACACGATTCACACCACGAACATTGTTGCAAATTTTTTGGACAACATCATCAAGGAACTCACGTTCAAAATGGTACCTGGAATTCCAAAATTGCAAGAGGAAAATGAGAACTTCGGAATTTTGGAGTTAAGAGGTGGGAAAAGGGACCTAAAGTTAAATTCTTTGGTTTTAGCCGCACCACAATCAATAAGACAAAGGAAaatgtgatttttaataaatattgagAAACTTATAACGTATAATAAATAAGAGGATGGAGAGACTTCCATATTAATTAACGTAGGAAGTTGTCACATTTTATTCAGCCACCACTAGAATTGGATTGAATCTACTACATATTAGAATCAATACTGTAGAACACTAACAATCTTCTTCCCAAGATTTCCAGCTTAAACTGCTTTAAGTACAACCAGTCATGAGAACCATATGATCTGGTTATTAATCCTTCTTGCATATAGTCATATTATAAACTCAGCCCGAAGTTACAGACACATTTGAGCATATGCTTGTTACTGTATACAACTGGCTCAGGTGGGGCACATAAACATTGCACCAATCACGGAGAGCAAAGCAATGCAGAGCAATGAAAACGTACCAATCTGCTGTCATTCCATCTTGACTTGTAACAGCCCGGAGAGCAACAACATGAGAGTGTGTTCTTTGATCACCTTGAACTCCAACTGATTTTACAGGCAAAAATACAGCAAAAGCTTGCCAAATGGAGTCATAAATACCAGCATCTTTAATTGACTGAATAAAAATTTCATCCACCTGGGGAAAACAAGTTCTTGAGGAAAAATATGCTAAATCATAACAAATTATACACAAGCTTGCACTTCCTCAAGTAAATACCAAAATACCTGACGTAGAGTATCTAAGGCATTGTTCTCAGTTACATCACCCAAGACTCGTACAGCAAGGCCAGGCCCAGGAAATGGATGGCGCTTTAAAAATGAATAAGGAACTGTCAATATCCTCCCAAGTTGACGAACCTTGcatattaaaagaagaaaatggGAAATAGTTTAAAGGGTGAAAAACCAATTTTAGAACTAAATGTCATCCATCAAGGAAAAGAATCAAAACCTCATCCTTGAAAAGAAGTTTAAGCGGCTCAATGagttttaatttcatgtctttagGAAGACCTCCAACATTATGATGACTTTTGATTGTGTGAGAGTGAGTTCTTCCAGTTCCTGGTGGGGGACAAGATTCAATCACATCTGGATACAAGGTTCCTTGAACCAAGAAAGCAGGTTTCTTTCCTAAGTTATTCTCCAATTCTTTAGCAAAAGCATCGAAGACACAGATAAATTCTTTCCCAATTATCTTCCTTTTAAGCTCAGGGTCTACAACCCCTTTTAGCTTACTAAGAAATTGCTCAGTTGCATCAACACAAGTAACAGGCAGATGTAAATCCCTTTCAAAGGTCTCCATCACACGTTCTCTCTCCTTATACCTACAGAAACATGTAGTAAATGTACAGGCaaagaattaaaaaaacttattaaGAATGGTACTATTTGGCAATTCTTTTCAAACAATTCAAGTAGTTCCTTTCATACCTTAATAAACCATTGTCAACAAAAATACAATGAAGCCTGTCTCCAATTGCCCTGTGAACTAGAGTTGCGGCAACTGTGGAATCAACACCTCCAGATAAAGCACAGATAACATGATCATCAGACCCCACCATGTTGTTAATCACCTTAATTTCTTCATCCATTACATCTTCCATTTTCCAGCCAGCATTCACTCCACAAACTTCAAACAAGAAAGACCTCAGCGTTTCCATCCCTTCTGGGGAATGTGTGACCtatatataatcacataaaatTATTCAACTGCTTCAAATGAATCAAAAGCATAACTATAAGCCCCCATCACCAAAAAAGAATTACTTCTTAAAAACCAACCTCAAAATAGAACCTAGGTCCTATTTGCCAGTTACTCCCAAGATGCAAGAATTGCCAaagaactaatttttttaaagtgcaaaatgcatgatttaatttttatactaaaaAAACTACGTTTAAATTGGTGTTGCATTTAAATCATGTGTTCATTATCagtcattaaataaaaaatataagaaaaagtaACAATCAAAAGAACcttaataaacacaaaataaaacccaaaatatcAACAAACGGTGAAAAAGCTCGAGCTACCTCGGGATGATACTGCAACCCATAAAACCTCCTATCCTTATCCTCAACGGCAGCGACGGCCCCTTGCTGACTCCTAGCCACCActtcaaacccattaggcaaagTAGCAGCCTCATCCCCATGACTCATCCAAACAACCTGTCTATCCCCAACCTTCTTTCCCCCAAAAATACCACAACTTTTCTCAACCTCAATCTCCATCCTCCCATACTCCTGCTTCTCCCCAACCCTAACTTCTCCACCAAGTCTCTGAACAAGCAAGTGAAGTCCGTAACAGATACCCAGAACAAAAACACCGTTGGACTGAGCCCACTCAACGAACCCATCAGCAAATGAAGGAGAATCATCGGCATGGACAGAGTGAGGTCCCCCGGAAAGGATAACGACTTTGGGGTTGAGGGAAGTGATGGAGGAAAGTGGGAAAGTGCCGGAGATACAGAGTGAGAAGACGGAGAGAGAGCGAATGCGGCGAGTGATGAGATGGGTGTATTGCGAACCGAAGTCCAGGATGAGGACTAAGTCAGATTTCACGGCTTTTGGGTCCATTGTGGCAAGTGATGAATGTGTATTCGTTTTGGATAGAAAAGGAAGTGCTGGTGGAAGGAAGGGTTTAAGGGGCAATGGGGTTTGGGAAAGTGGGAAAAAAATCGGCGGGAAGTGATATTTAATTAgcaagggtaaattacactattagtaaatttaattattctaaaccaaaattcaaacacttTTACTCGTCAATTGATCCATTACACCGATTATActtacttaataataatataattaaaaaaattaggaaaaattcCAAGATTTCTACATGTTTTAAACCGTTTAAATTAGCATAGATGCTTGTACAAGTTCAACCACTAAACATTTCTTTTCGTTTTGGTACATTTCAACGactaaacatttaaataatagaaaatcttCACCTACGGCACACTTTGAGTTGCATCTCTCCATCAAAACTCCAATATCCTCTCATAAATTAGCATAAATGAACCCTTTTATTTTAGGATAAATTaccactaaattattagtaagtttatgttctggtcactgaattatttaaaagttttcatttaagccattgaactattcaaaagttttatttaagtcacaaggctgttaaaggtttttttttaaaagccaGACTAGCAATCTCCAAGTGATGATTCAATAATTGGTGCGGTGGATCAATACACAtcgatgagtagaagaacatacgtTAGATCTAAGTCAATTTGACAATTAGCGTTGGAGATTAGAGAAGAAAattatttggattttgatttgtaGATTCATGATGTTCAaagctatttcatgaaaaaaaaattgaactgtagaAGAGAATGGGAGGAAGGGCTTTTTGTTGATATAGGCTATATGAATAGAGAAGGCTATACAACAGTagttttaatagtttaatgaattaaataaaaactttcgaatagtttaataactattttgtaaccttttaaagttgggtgaccaaaacataaaattactatTTGTTAGAGTTATGTGACTTAAATTCctaataaacaaataatatagTGGTAAAACTAGGGGATCTACAGCACGGACCATGCAACACTTTCAgcctttaaatagatgtagtcggaGCTCCTCTTGTCTCATTCGATTTTCAACActagtgaatttttttcttctctactcgtaactttttttttaaagggtttccacataaaatttgtgtattttatttttctttcttattgctttACAAAAGTTCTATATTGTCATTATTTAGTGACTTTaggtatagtttaccctaatataaaatatatgaaaagctATAAAGCTCGAGAGTCATTCGAATCAAGTATTATTAAGTTCGAATTCGACTCGATTAATAACTTAATTACTTAAACTCAATAATAACTTAATTGAGTCTGTGTTTTTTCAAATTCAACTTAAATAACATGTGAACATCAATATCTCAATCACACCCTACTTTAACTGAACAAAATTGGTTGattcttaaaataatattcaGACAAAACTTGTGGACTAGAATTTCACGAGTAACAATTTTCCAACACATTTCAACGAACCCCATATTCATTCAACTCATATAACAAACAACATTCTTGTCCAATCACTTTTATTCCCCCCCCCCCCGAGAATGAAATTCTTTAAAAAACTATACTTCATTCTTGTCTCAAAGATTACATTGTCCTGGTCCCCCATAAAAAAATCTATAGCATTGGGTGCAGCATCATCGGGAGCAGTCTCAGACCCGTAACAATCAGGTCTGGTCGCAGACAACACAAGCTTGTCGGCCTCTGGATCAACAAAATTCACATTGTCCCATATTCGTGTTTGTTTGAAGTAGGCTGATTTATTTTGATGACCATCTTTAGGGAAATGGCCACTCCCCATCGGAGGACTAAGCTCGTTTGTAGGGCTAGCAGCCATTCCTCCCCATACAGCCACATTGGCACCACCGTACatgtaataaaacagtttttgTGGCCAATACCCTATGAACTGGTTAAATAACTTAAGCCACCATTCTCCATCCTATAAGACAATTGGTTGTTAAAGATTTTCAGTTAAACACGTTAATGCTTAGATTTGACAGCTAAAAAATGGTTACCCTAAGTATGGCAATCTCTATATCACTTTGTGTTCCATTGTAAATGGAAATCTGGTTTAGAACCATTCCAAGGCTTATTTGACGGTGAACTTGTACAAATCCTGGACAAAGATAATTAGTGCAACCTGTTTTTCTGTAACCATCTACCTGTTGGGTGTAAGAACAATATTAGCACGAACAAGGAATAGTGATtttgaaggaaaaataaaataaaacccttACAGTCCAGTAAGTTAAGAGCCTGGTGTAGTTGCTTGAAAAAAGCTGTGGTTGAACCTGAAAAAAATTCAATGTGTTACACCCCGTTAGGCGTCGCCAGCAATACATGCAGACCCCTTGAGGAGGGATGAATTTAGAAACTGTTTTAGGGAACGGAATTAAATTACAAACTTTTAAGGTTGAAGTGTATTTTTATGTTGTATTATCTTATTATTTCATAACTTTTGAAAAGATTAATTAGAAATCTTTtcatttttgagaaattaaagtgtaattttatcacaTAATAACTTTTAATTCTATCATTTATTAAGGGATTAAAAGACAATTTTTCCATTTGAGAGTAGCCAAGGCTCTTGCATGTGTCTTTTAAATTCGCCCCTCCTCAAGAATAACCCCTCGCAGGATCTCTTAGCTCCGGTAATGGGATACACTCATTAACCTTCACTCCAACTTCTAACTACCACATCCTATCCAAGGCAACTTAGGGCATGTTATAATACCACTCTACTTAAGCCTATAAAATCACACCACTTAGTGTCCACCAACCATGGGTTGATATGTGATACATTGGGACAAgactctcttttttttccctcttcTACAAATACATCTCTCTTTTATTCACAAACTCTGACCAGCCAATCAAACGACTCTCCATCTTGTCCTAAACAGAGTGAACCTTCTATCACCACCCCATTCCTCCGTCCAACCATTAGCAAATGGCTTTCTTTTTGGCAAGAATATAAAGAGGTGGCAAGTGTTACTTACTCCCCAACCAGCTTGTACAACATTAAGTGCATCTGCAGGGCCATTTGCAATCCATAGATAAGCGAAGCTAGCTTGATCAGATAAAGTAGTCGGGCTCCACACGTTCATGATTGTTTTTGCTCCAAAATTGTGCTTTTCATAATGAGCAGCAGCATACTGTACAGACAGAAAGGAAAAAACCATGGATGACCTTGTTGTGAAAAgcagtatatatatacatatatgtaagtatataaaaCCAATAATCAAATTTATGGTAGATTTTGCTTACGGCATTGCCTATTGTTAAATCAATTGGACCAACACCGGTGGTGTTAAAATGGGAGCTTGTAGGATAATTAATCAATCCTAAAGCTTTTATTTTCTTGTCCATGATTAGATCCTCTTGGGTAGTCCTTTTGATGAGCACTGATCCTGGTGGGCATTTTATGTGTTTGGGCAAAAACCTTGGAGATTTGCCTCTCACCATCGACTCTGGTATATGTTTTGGTCTCATctgtattaaaaaaaatgttaatagacTGATTACCCAAAACCAAAgcgataattttttaaaaaaatatattattattctctatatttgtataaaatttgagAGGTTAAGTCctctttacttttttat is a window of Gossypium hirsutum isolate 1008001.06 chromosome D08, Gossypium_hirsutum_v2.1, whole genome shotgun sequence DNA encoding:
- the LOC107936688 gene encoding uncharacterized protein, whose translation is MEASRLMIMSARQPRNLVLLTMLMQIMFGLLQAVEEWQAVSEEEKLGMERQLKIINKSPVKSFKTDYGDIFDCIDIYKQHAFDHPLLKDHKVQMRPKHIPESMVRGKSPRFLPKHIKCPPGSVLIKRTTQEDLIMDKKIKALGLINYPTSSHFNTTGVGPIDLTIGNAYAAAHYEKHNFGAKTIMNVWSPTTLSDQASFAYLWIANGPADALNVVQAGWGVQPQLFSSNYTRLLTYWTVDGYRKTGCTNYLCPGFVQVHRQISLGMVLNQISIYNGTQSDIEIAILRDGEWWLKLFNQFIGYWPQKLFYYMYGGANVAVWGGMAASPTNELSPPMGSGHFPKDGHQNKSAYFKQTRIWDNVNFVDPEADKLVLSATRPDCYGSETAPDDAAPNAIDFFMGDQDNVIFETRMKYSFLKNFILGGGGNKSDWTRMLFVI
- the LOC107936680 gene encoding GMP synthase [glutamine-hydrolyzing]; its protein translation is MDPKAVKSDLVLILDFGSQYTHLITRRIRSLSVFSLCISGTFPLSSITSLNPKVVILSGGPHSVHADDSPSFADGFVEWAQSNGVFVLGICYGLHLLVQRLGGEVRVGEKQEYGRMEIEVEKSCGIFGGKKVGDRQVVWMSHGDEAATLPNGFEVVARSQQGAVAAVEDKDRRFYGLQYHPEVTHSPEGMETLRSFLFEVCGVNAGWKMEDVMDEEIKVINNMVGSDDHVICALSGGVDSTVAATLVHRAIGDRLHCIFVDNGLLRYKERERVMETFERDLHLPVTCVDATEQFLSKLKGVVDPELKRKIIGKEFICVFDAFAKELENNLGKKPAFLVQGTLYPDVIESCPPPGTGRTHSHTIKSHHNVGGLPKDMKLKLIEPLKLLFKDEVRQLGRILTVPYSFLKRHPFPGPGLAVRVLGDVTENNALDTLRQVDEIFIQSIKDAGIYDSIWQAFAVFLPVKSVGVQGDQRTHSHVVALRAVTSQDGMTADWYHFEREFLDDVVQKICNNVRGVNRVALDITSKPPSTIEWE